In Vitis vinifera cultivar Pinot Noir 40024 chromosome 17, ASM3070453v1, one genomic interval encodes:
- the LOC132252843 gene encoding probable serine/threonine-protein kinase PBL11: MVVAVKKLIPAGFQGHKEWLAEVNFLGQLQHPNLVKLLGYCLEGEDRLLVYEFMARGSLENHLFRRTVPPLSWETRIKVAVGAARGLAVLHNSQPEIIYRDFKASNILLDSEFNAKLSDFGLAKEGPTGDRTHVSTQVFGTQGYAAPEYIATGHLSTRCDIYSFGVVLLEILSGRRAIDKTKPRAEEKLVSWARPYLNDKKMFYRIMDSRMEGGYPKTGAYIASTLALQCVCHAKNRPTMSEVVKILERILAATDTAGPSQSAQQSAPSPVGRSTVGSSNPSPHPQSPAESPSPAHSPQPPQQLG; this comes from the exons ATGGTTGTTGCTGTCAAGAAGCTCATACCTGCAGGTTTCCAGGGTCACAAAGAGTGGCTA GCTGAAGTTAATTTTCTCGGCCAGCTGCAACATCCAAACCTCGTCAAGCTACTTGGGTACTGCTTAGAAGGGGAGGACCGGCTTTTGGTCTATGAATTCATGGCCAGAGGCAGCTTGGAGAATCATCTGTTTAGAA GAACAGTCCCACCACTTTCTTGGGAAACAAGGATTAAGGTTGCTGTGGGGGCTGCTCGAGGGCTTGCCGTCCTGCATAACTCCCAGCCAGAAATAATCTACCGTGATTTCAAAGCTTCAAATATTTTGTTGGATTCG GAGTTCAATGCGAAGCTATCAGACTTTGGATTGGCAAAGGAAGGACCAACTGGTGATCGGACTCATGTTTCCACTCAAGTGTTTGGAACACAGGGCTATGCTGCACCTGAATACATAGCTACAG GTCATCTATCGACCAGGTGCGACATCTACAGCTTTGGGGTTGTGTTGCTCGAAATACTGTCAGGACGGCGTGCAATAGATAAGACAAAACCTCGTGCCGAAGAGAAATTAGTAAGCTGGGCAAGACCCTACTTGAATGACAAGAAAATGTTTTATCGAATTATGGATAGCAGGATGGAGGGTGGGTACCCAAAAACCGGTGCTTATATTGCTTCAACTCTGGCACTACAGTGTGTCTGTCATGCCAAAAATCGGCCAACAATGAGTGAAGTTGTGAAAATTCTTGAACGGATCTTGGCTGCCACAGACACTGCAGGACCATCCCAATCTGCGCAGCAATCAGCACCTAGTCCTGTTGGCAGGTCCACGGTGGGAAGCAGTAACCCTTCACCTCATCCTCAATCCCCCGCAGAATCCCCATCACCTGCCCATTCTCCTCAGCCTCCCCAACAGCTAGGATGA